Within Trichoderma atroviride chromosome 2, complete sequence, the genomic segment AACATGTAGCTCCCGTCTGTATCAATCAACCAAACCTCGCCATAAGCAAATACTGCCGCTATATAAGTAACGAACAGCGATAATACGATGGCGCATACACTCCATGTACATTGATGTATCAAGCAAGGCTAAAGCGCGCTGCCACATGTAGGTGGCCCAATTAGCGCTCTACAACCTCAACCTTGGAGCTGACCACATGAACATGatcatttttttctccctcgGATCGGCCAGAATGGGATGGAACCAAGGAAGCGCCGCACCTCCTCAAGCCATCCATCGCACCATTGGTGACATTTCCGTATGCATGCAGCCTATCATCGGACCATGCATTAGCAGGGATCCAGAGCTGCTAATGAGAGCTGCACAAGGCGCAGGCAACCAAGCCGTGTAAGAAGTCTAGAGGGATAACTCAAAACTTTTCATGTTGGGGCATCGGTGAAGCCGTTTGTCGGACGCAAAGGAGACTGTCACTTCTGAGTTCCGATAGCTTTTAGTATGATGAAACTCCTATTGTATACCTAATTGTTGCCAAGTTTGCTCCTTGCTCCATGATCCCTTCCGCTTTGACAGTGTCTGAGCTGGAAACACATTCAGTTTACCGCCTGCATTTTGGATAGAGTATACAAAACACCTTTCATATCTAAACACAAGTCCACAAATTGGTTAAGAAGAACATTTACTTATCCAAATATGGTCGTTTGCTACCCAAGCTTTGCGCCCCTTCAATAACGGCATCTTGTTGGGACTGGCCCCCATGTGTTTCCTACCACGGCCTGTAAAGAGGCCTATATTACTGTCAGACGTCACCGGTCATGGTATTTCGGAAGAGATGAGATCCAATCAAGCTACTATTTTGGGGGCCAATATGCGGGAAATGCCTCACCGAAATCGCGATGAAACCCGCCGTGCATTAGCCAGCCACCTCGGGAAGTTTAGGAGAATATACACTAAGGAATCGCAGGCAGCTACCATAACTCTATTCATCCTTGTCAAATAAAGGTAGCATCTCACCGTAGAGTATAGAGCTAGTCTTCCGCTGGTGTAGTCCTGCTGATACTGCCACCTCAATACGTAGGACTGCCTATTTGCATCTACCAACTATGCTGCCAGTATCTCTATGCGAAATGGCGATGGATCCTACTCTACATCATAGATCAAGAGATACCTTCAACGCTTGTATAGCAATGCGCAGTTATTTCTCACTTCTACTTGCAGGTATGCATAACTCTGACCAAGGGAAAGGGATCCTGGTAATATCTCGATGAGATTTGCTTCGCATCTCAAAACAGGTAAACACCCAAAAAGTAATGTaagaaaaaggaacaaaAGAATAGCACTAGTGATTGCTTTTGGTCAAGTTGCTAAGCAAAAAAGCAACGATGACGTTCCGTCGCTCCAAGATGAGCAGGGAAGCATACGGcgattgctttttttttgcttcgtTTCAGCTGAGGCATGCAATACCCATGGTTATGGACGGGGGCCAGCCCAGCCTCATTTCCAACGCCATGTGACTTTATTCCAAGTCACCTCTGGGATAATTTCAAATTCACAGAAACCTGAATTGTCCCGTCGTCCAAATAAAATTACAATTACAATTCTCACCCATCCAAGCCCGTCTCTAGTTGGCTTACACACGACTACGCCAGACTATCACCAGAACGACAAACTACAAGACGCTAGTAAATCGCCGGAGCAGCGCTTCCGGCGCCAAAACTCGTCTAGCTTCAACCTCCAAATTATTAGTTCTATCCCctcaaaagcaaagaagggcACTCGGCGACGGAATGACTCTCTCCAGATGCTTACGCCCACGTGATGACGCGTAGGAGCAACCAGACCTCTCAAGAGATCAAACGCGCGTTCTGGTGTCTCCGAAAGGGCGTTAACAAGGCGTCACTGTTATCTACGCAATATTCACTTGGGCAGTTTTGAACTCTTTTGCACAGACAAGTAATCATAAAATCGCCAGACCCCGCCCAGACCTTGGCCCAAGTCATATTAGCAGTGTACAGTAAATTCACGGTTGTTCTCACTTCAGCAACTCCTGTTgtctcttttcattctctttcttttcaacaTCCTCTTATACATGTTTTCGTAATGGTGCACAAGCTAACAGAAGAATATGCCAATCACGGCATGTCGCTGAAATGCGACATCTACACCGATGACGGCTATCCAAAAGACGCTCCTGTCTTTCTGTATTTTCATCCCGGGGGGGCTGGTTGACGGGAACCGTGATCTTATTGCGCCTTGGTTAGTTCAGGTGAGTTGATGCGTGAAAACATCCAACAATCATGTCCAAGACATTTTCAGGCAAAATGAAATTATTGAATCTCATAAAACAAAcgttattattatagtcgTGCATCCAGCGCAAATGGCCTCTAATTTGCCCAACCTATCGTCTTCTCCCCCAAGCTGGTGGGGATGGTCTCCTTCAAGATGCCTCAGCAGCCTACGACTTTGCACGAAGCTGGAATACTCTGCCAAAATTCCAAAGACGAGTCATTGTGGGCGGTGCAAGTGGTGGTGAGTTCTTTATCTtccagagagagagaaaaggaagaggaaaactAACACTCTTATTCAAAGGGTTCTTCAtggccgccatcatcgcccacCACTGCAACCCCAAGcctctcgctctcctctccatccaAGGCATAAACACCTTCCGCCATCCCTTCTTCAACTCATCCCTCTTACTCGCCGAACAAGAAATCCCCCCTTCCACAATGGAGAAATACATCACGACTCCCATGCAAAGCGGCGACGACATGCGTCCTGATGAATCCGCCTTTGTCCTCGACAAACTAACGCCCAACGGCGCCAAGAATCCTAATTACACCCCTTCTGAAGCTGGATCAGAGAATCCTAGTATTTATCGCGGCATGCTATATGACTACTACACGTTTAACAACTCCTTTGTCGATCTGGTTGGATCTGTAGATCCCGGATACCAGTGGGCGAAACTTCCTGATGCCAAAGACCGGGTTGCGCAATGGCCCAGGACAGTCATCTTTCATGGCAACAATGATCCTGATGTGGTGCTCAACGTAAGCGAGGATATGCGCGATTGCTTAGGCGAGGACAAGGTCACGCTCATCGTTGCCGACGGACAGCCTCACTTGTATGAGCTGGAAAAATtcatcgacgacgacgctCCGGGAATGGACGTTGTGAGGCAGTCTGTAGCACGGTTGGATGAGATTGTGGCCTCAGCATGAGCAGATTGAGCACATGTATAAAGTCAATAAGCGTAATAAACAAACACCTGGATATCTATGTTAAATCTGCATAGCCGCTATCGTATCAAATACATCTTGGTCACGTTCCTTCACGTTGTAGGTTTAGGTTTATACATGCTCGCCCCTTTATGCACGACCGCTATGTAAAGCAGTaagaaaatgagagaaaagaaagggaaaaaaaaaggaggaacAAGAGGGGAATAAACAGTCCTGCGCTGTGACAAGTAGCCTCAATCATAACCTCCATCTAAAACTTCATTCAACTTACCTTAGCAGCGAGGTACGTCCCTCTCACTGTGTCATGACGCTATCTTCATACTCCGTCAAGCGTAGCGCCTCTTCAACGTCGTTTACAAAATGCCTCTCGCCGCACAGGTCGACGATGCCACTCTTGTCCATGAGTTTCCACACGGGGTGATCCCGGTGGTGTGGTGCGCGCGAGAAGAAGACTCGCACGCCCCTCTCCCGGTAGTCTCGAACAATCTCTTCGAGCACTTGCGTGCCGGAACCATCCATGGATGTCACACCATGGATATCGAAGATGATGTTACGGTTCGAGTCTGTGCTTCGGATGCGCGGTAACGCGGGATGTGCCAGCGCTGTGCCATAAAACTCCAGTCGTCGAAGTCGCGCCTTTAATTCACCAGTGTTGGCAAAAGTCAATGGCTCCGGGATTTTGACAATCAGGCATCCCTCGATAAACTCGATTCGAGAGTCTTGGGATTCAGGATTCTCAAAGCGGTTGGTGCCGGGAACTCGGCCGAGGATCTGGATGCGAGGACGAGTGCTGTGCTTGATGACGAGAAGCAGAGAGATTCCCACTCCAAGAGCCATACCCAAAGTAAGCGAATAGAAGATTGTGGAGAAAAAGATGGCTGCCATGAGGCCCAACTCGGTCCAGCCTCGAATACGTAGGAAGAATGAAATGTCGTGGGGCGCCTCTTCTATCAGCGACCATGCCACGACTGAAATCATTGCTGAAAGAACGGGTTTCTGTCACGTACACCAGATTAGTTTCTGACAATGCCTTGCTCGACAACAGAATGGTTTCTTACCggtaaaaagtaaaaatatgGCAATAGGAACAAAACGGATAGTAATGAAAAGAGACTGAGGAATACGGAGCTCATTGGGGTCTTTGCACCAGTCGTCTTATTCACTTTGCTTCGTCCATAGCCACCAAAGGCAGGCAAAGCCATGAACATGGAGCCAACAAGATTTGCGGTTCCAAG encodes:
- a CDS encoding uncharacterized protein (EggNog:ENOG41~SECRETED:SignalP(1-22)); its protein translation is MTAIQKTLLSFCIFIPGGLVDGNRDLIAPWLVQSCIQRKWPLICPTYRLLPQAGGDGLLQDASAAYDFARSWNTLPKFQRRVIVGGASGGFFMAAIIAHHCNPKPLALLSIQGINTFRHPFFNSSLLLAEQEIPPSTMEKYITTPMQSGDDMRPDESAFVLDKLTPNGAKNPNYTPSEAGSENPSIYRGMLYDYYTFNNSFVDLVGSVDPGYQWAKLPDAKDRVAQWPRTVIFHGNNDPDVVLNVSEDMRDCLGEDKVTLIVADGQPHLYELEKFIDDDAPGMDVVRQSVARLDEIVASA